One Stenotrophomonas sp. SAU14A_NAIMI4_5 DNA segment encodes these proteins:
- a CDS encoding aldehyde dehydrogenase has protein sequence MDSPFELYIDGRFEAGAGTFESIDPATGTPWATMPEARREQVERAVEAADRALHDPAWATLTASQRGKLLYRLADLLEQAAPELAAIETRDTGKIIRETRGQIAYIAEYYRYYAGIADKIEGSFVPVDKPDMQVWISREPIGVVAAIVPWNSQLFLSAVKLGPALAAGCTVVLKASEEAPGPLLAFARLLHQAGFPPGVVNVITGFGPECGAVLSSHPKVAQVAFTGGPATARHIVANTTGNLARVSLELGGKSPFIVFDDADLDSAVNAQLAAIFAASGQSCVAGSRLLVQAGIKDAFLARLLEKVAAIRIGPPDDAATEFGPLCTERQRQNIEAVLAASVAQGARVLCGGIRSERAGIYFPPTIVDCSASPQADSITTELFGPVLSVDVFDDEAQAIHKANSTAFGLAAGIFTRNLTRAHRLSRAIRSGVVWINTYRAISPLAPFGGFGLSGHGREGGAAAALEYTTTKTVWLRTSDVPMDDPFVMR, from the coding sequence ATGGACAGCCCGTTCGAGCTCTACATCGACGGCCGTTTCGAAGCCGGTGCCGGTACGTTTGAAAGCATCGACCCGGCCACCGGCACGCCGTGGGCGACCATGCCCGAGGCGCGCCGCGAGCAGGTGGAACGCGCGGTCGAGGCCGCCGACCGTGCCCTGCACGATCCGGCCTGGGCCACGCTGACGGCTTCCCAGCGCGGCAAGCTGCTGTACCGGCTGGCCGACCTGCTGGAGCAGGCGGCGCCGGAACTGGCCGCCATCGAGACCCGCGACACCGGCAAGATCATCCGCGAAACCCGCGGCCAGATCGCCTATATCGCCGAGTACTACCGCTATTACGCCGGCATCGCCGACAAGATCGAAGGCAGCTTCGTGCCGGTGGACAAGCCGGACATGCAGGTCTGGATCAGCCGCGAGCCGATCGGCGTGGTCGCCGCCATCGTGCCCTGGAACAGCCAGCTGTTCCTGTCGGCGGTGAAGCTGGGCCCGGCCCTGGCCGCCGGCTGCACCGTGGTGCTGAAGGCGTCCGAGGAAGCGCCCGGCCCGCTGCTGGCGTTTGCCCGGCTGCTGCACCAGGCCGGCTTCCCGCCGGGCGTGGTCAACGTCATCACCGGCTTCGGCCCCGAGTGTGGCGCCGTGCTGAGCAGCCATCCGAAGGTCGCCCAGGTGGCCTTCACCGGTGGCCCGGCCACGGCGCGCCACATCGTGGCCAACACCACCGGGAATCTGGCCCGCGTCTCGCTGGAGCTGGGTGGCAAATCGCCGTTCATCGTGTTCGACGATGCCGACCTCGACAGCGCGGTGAACGCGCAGCTGGCCGCGATCTTCGCCGCCAGCGGGCAGAGCTGCGTGGCCGGTTCGCGCCTGCTGGTGCAGGCCGGCATCAAGGATGCGTTCCTGGCCCGGCTGCTGGAAAAGGTGGCGGCCATCCGCATCGGCCCGCCCGATGATGCGGCCACCGAGTTCGGCCCGCTGTGCACCGAGCGCCAGCGCCAGAACATCGAAGCGGTGCTGGCCGCGTCCGTCGCCCAGGGTGCCCGCGTGCTCTGCGGTGGTATCCGCAGCGAGCGCGCCGGCATCTACTTCCCGCCCACCATCGTCGACTGCAGCGCTTCGCCGCAGGCGGACAGCATCACCACCGAACTGTTCGGCCCGGTGCTGTCGGTGGATGTGTTCGACGATGAGGCGCAGGCGATCCACAAGGCCAACAGCACCGCGTTCGGTCTGGCCGCCGGCATCTTCACCCGCAACCTGACGCGCGCGCACCGGCTGAGCCGGGCGATCCGTTCGGGCGTGGTCTGGATCAACACCTACCGCGCGATTTCACCGCTGGCTCCGTTCGGTGGATTCGGTCTTTCGGGCCATGGACGGGAAGGCGGCGCCGCGGCCGCCCTGGAATACACCACGACCAAGACGGTGTGGCTGCGTACGTCCGATGTCCCCATGGATGACCCGTTCGTGATGCGCTAG
- a CDS encoding cytosine permease yields MSNANKQDGAFSIEGHSIGYIPEQERHGNPRDLFTLWFCTNIAPLAVITGAMSVLTFKLDIVSALLAIVTGHMFGAAILALASAQGPLAGIPQMIQSRAQFGRFGSLLVVGFTTLIYLGYFISNIILSGKTLHTVIPAVPLPLATIIGAALATAIGIIGYNFIHGFNRIGIWFMGGALAIGLAIMLPRLGADAFSHGSFSPAGWFSMFGICSVWQISFSPYTSDYSRALPRSVGVFRPFIYTYLGSALGPILAFTFGMLAVSGGGQTDAMEAVRLHTGWFGYVLMVLFLVNIIGHNAMNLYGAVLSCVTSLQTFSPSWTPARLARITLSCALLVASTLCALWASANFIEIFINAVFALLFILAPWVSINLLDFYVVNGGRYDIASIFARDGGRYGLFNGRALLAYALGAIAQVPFISNAFFQGSWAQLFGGVDVSWVIGLLVSALAYYLLAVRAPQGASVAAT; encoded by the coding sequence ATGAGCAATGCAAACAAGCAGGATGGCGCTTTCTCCATCGAGGGCCACTCCATCGGCTACATCCCCGAACAGGAGCGCCACGGCAACCCCCGTGACCTGTTCACCCTGTGGTTCTGTACCAACATCGCCCCGTTGGCGGTGATCACCGGCGCGATGTCGGTGCTGACGTTCAAGCTGGATATCGTCAGCGCGCTTCTGGCCATCGTCACCGGCCACATGTTCGGCGCGGCCATCCTCGCCCTTGCCTCGGCGCAAGGCCCGCTGGCCGGCATTCCGCAGATGATCCAGAGCCGCGCGCAGTTCGGCCGCTTCGGCTCGCTGCTGGTGGTCGGCTTCACCACGCTGATCTACCTGGGCTACTTCATCTCCAACATCATCCTGTCCGGCAAGACCCTGCACACGGTCATTCCGGCGGTGCCGCTGCCGCTGGCCACCATCATCGGCGCCGCGCTGGCCACGGCCATCGGCATCATCGGCTACAACTTCATCCACGGCTTCAACCGCATCGGCATCTGGTTCATGGGCGGTGCGCTGGCCATCGGCCTGGCCATCATGCTGCCGCGCCTGGGCGCCGATGCCTTCAGCCACGGCAGCTTCTCGCCGGCCGGCTGGTTCTCGATGTTCGGCATCTGCTCGGTCTGGCAGATCAGCTTCTCGCCGTACACCTCGGATTACTCGCGTGCCCTGCCACGCAGCGTGGGCGTGTTCCGCCCCTTCATCTACACCTACCTGGGCTCCGCGCTGGGTCCGATCCTGGCCTTCACCTTCGGCATGCTGGCGGTGAGCGGTGGCGGGCAGACCGATGCGATGGAAGCGGTGCGCCTGCACACCGGCTGGTTCGGCTACGTGCTGATGGTGCTGTTCCTGGTCAACATCATCGGCCACAACGCGATGAACCTGTACGGCGCGGTGCTGTCCTGCGTGACCTCCCTGCAGACCTTCTCCCCGTCGTGGACGCCGGCGCGGCTGGCCCGCATCACCCTGTCGTGCGCGCTGCTGGTGGCCTCTACGCTGTGTGCGCTGTGGGCCTCGGCCAACTTCATCGAGATCTTCATCAACGCGGTGTTCGCGCTGCTGTTCATCCTTGCGCCGTGGGTGTCGATCAACCTGCTGGACTTCTACGTGGTCAACGGCGGGCGCTACGACATCGCCTCGATCTTCGCCCGCGATGGCGGCCGCTACGGCCTGTTCAACGGCCGCGCCCTGCTGGCCTACGCACTGGGTGCGATCGCCCAGGTGCCGTTCATCAGCAACGCCTTCTTCCAGGGTTCGTGGGCGCAGCTGTTCGGTGGCGTCGATGTGTCCTGGGTGATCGGCCTGCTGGTCAGCGCCCTCGCCTACTACCTGCTGGCCGTGCGTGCGCCCCAGGGCGCCAGCGTCGCGGCCACCTGA
- a CDS encoding NAD-dependent succinate-semialdehyde dehydrogenase → MNVETSALFHQRALVAGQWIAADSGEVDEILDPATQQVLGTVPRLGRAETERAIAAASAGWADWRATTAEHRSRVLKAWHRLLIDNTETLARLLTAEQGKPLAEARAEIVYAASFVEWFAEEAKRVYGDIIPSPYPDARIMVTRQPIGIVAAVTPWNFPAAMITRKVAPALAAGCPCIVKPAAETPFTAMAMADLALQAGVPAAMFSVVTGHAASIGDAFFDSEEVRKFTFTGSTPVGRMLYGKAAKTVKKVSLELGGNAPFIVFDDADLDAAVDGAMLAKFRNAGQTCVCVNRFLVHDAVHDAFVEALRARIAALKVGAGDAEGTQIGPLINTAAVAKVQSHVDDAVAKGGRVLLGGDVGAQGECFYLPTLVVDATAEMQVATDETFGPLAAVFRFHDEAEAVRLANATDSGLAAYCYTRDLGRAWRMSERLDYGMVGINRAAISNEVAPFGGIKQSGLGREGSRYGIEDFLDIKYTLFGGISA, encoded by the coding sequence ATGAACGTTGAAACGTCCGCGCTGTTCCACCAGCGTGCGCTGGTGGCTGGGCAATGGATCGCCGCCGACAGCGGTGAAGTCGATGAGATCCTCGACCCGGCCACCCAGCAGGTGCTGGGTACCGTGCCGCGCCTGGGCCGCGCCGAAACCGAGCGCGCGATCGCCGCGGCCTCGGCCGGCTGGGCCGACTGGCGGGCCACCACCGCCGAGCACCGCTCGCGCGTGCTGAAGGCCTGGCACCGCCTTCTGATCGACAACACCGAAACCCTTGCCCGCCTGCTGACCGCCGAACAGGGCAAGCCGCTGGCCGAAGCACGTGCGGAGATCGTCTATGCCGCCAGCTTCGTCGAATGGTTCGCCGAGGAAGCCAAGCGGGTCTACGGTGACATCATCCCCAGTCCCTACCCCGATGCGCGGATCATGGTGACCCGCCAGCCGATCGGCATCGTCGCCGCGGTGACGCCGTGGAATTTCCCGGCGGCGATGATCACCCGCAAGGTGGCCCCGGCACTGGCGGCCGGCTGCCCGTGCATCGTCAAGCCTGCGGCGGAAACCCCGTTCACCGCCATGGCGATGGCCGACCTCGCCCTGCAGGCCGGTGTGCCGGCGGCGATGTTCAGCGTGGTGACCGGCCATGCGGCGTCCATCGGCGATGCGTTCTTCGACAGCGAGGAGGTGCGCAAATTTACCTTCACCGGCTCCACGCCGGTCGGTCGCATGCTGTACGGCAAGGCCGCGAAGACGGTGAAGAAGGTCTCGCTGGAACTGGGCGGCAACGCGCCCTTCATCGTGTTCGACGACGCCGACCTGGACGCTGCCGTCGATGGCGCGATGCTGGCCAAGTTCCGCAACGCCGGCCAGACCTGCGTCTGCGTCAACCGGTTCCTCGTGCACGACGCCGTCCACGATGCCTTCGTCGAGGCGCTGCGTGCACGCATCGCCGCGTTGAAGGTGGGTGCGGGCGACGCCGAGGGCACCCAGATCGGCCCGCTGATCAACACCGCCGCCGTGGCCAAGGTGCAGTCGCACGTGGATGACGCGGTGGCCAAGGGCGGTCGGGTGCTGCTGGGCGGCGACGTCGGCGCGCAGGGCGAGTGCTTCTACCTGCCCACCCTGGTGGTCGATGCGACCGCCGAGATGCAGGTGGCGACCGATGAAACCTTCGGCCCGCTGGCCGCCGTGTTCCGTTTCCACGACGAAGCCGAGGCCGTGCGCCTGGCCAATGCCACCGATTCCGGGCTGGCCGCCTACTGCTACACCCGCGACCTCGGCCGCGCCTGGCGCATGAGCGAGCGGCTGGACTACGGCATGGTCGGCATCAACCGCGCCGCCATCTCCAATGAAGTGGCGCCGTTCGGCGGCATCAAGCAGTCCGGGCTGGGGCGTGAAGGTTCGCGCTACGGCATCGAGGATTTCCTGGACATCAAGTACACCCTGTTCGGAGGCATCAGCGCATGA
- the pcaC gene encoding 4-carboxymuconolactone decarboxylase yields MSDSRFEKGLQIRRHVLGDEYVDRALAQADAFSQPLQELVTEYCWGTVWARSDLALAERSLINLAMISALNRPHELKIHVKGALRNGVSREKIREVLLQVAIYCGVPASVDSFRVAREAIAEFDAAET; encoded by the coding sequence ATGAGCGATTCCCGCTTCGAAAAAGGCCTGCAGATCCGCCGCCACGTGCTGGGCGATGAGTACGTGGACCGCGCCCTGGCCCAGGCCGATGCCTTCAGCCAGCCGCTGCAGGAACTGGTGACCGAGTACTGCTGGGGCACCGTCTGGGCACGCAGCGATCTCGCCCTGGCCGAACGCAGCCTGATCAACCTGGCGATGATTTCCGCGTTGAATCGTCCGCACGAGCTGAAGATCCACGTCAAGGGCGCGCTGCGCAACGGCGTCAGCCGCGAGAAGATCCGCGAGGTGCTGCTGCAGGTGGCTATCTACTGCGGCGTGCCTGCCTCCGTGGACAGCTTCCGCGTGGCCCGCGAGGCCATCGCCGAGTTCGACGCCGCCGAGACGTAA
- a CDS encoding polymorphic toxin type 37 domain-containing protein, translated as MLYPHDFLIPGYIALETMFPALPLGIDIFARKEPKDARDPSGAKAPGLPGDSEGFCPGKKGPKWVKAPNGRGYGWEDSSGNVWIPTGPKTDAPNDAHGGPHWDVQLKRGGYINVYPGGLRR; from the coding sequence ATGCTCTACCCGCACGACTTCCTGATTCCGGGGTACATTGCTCTGGAGACTATGTTCCCTGCGCTGCCACTTGGCATTGACATCTTTGCGCGAAAGGAGCCAAAGGATGCTCGTGACCCGAGCGGCGCGAAAGCTCCCGGACTTCCGGGCGATTCAGAAGGCTTCTGTCCGGGCAAGAAGGGCCCGAAATGGGTGAAGGCTCCGAATGGCCGAGGTTACGGTTGGGAAGATAGCTCAGGCAATGTCTGGATCCCGACGGGACCCAAGACGGATGCTCCCAATGATGCGCATGGTGGCCCACATTGGGACGTGCAGTTGAAGCGGGGCGGATACATCAATGTATACCCAGGGGGACTTCGTCGATGA
- a CDS encoding IS3 family transposase (programmed frameshift), with the protein MKSTIRRSQRDYSLAFKLSVVDQVERGELTYKKAQERYGIQGRSTVLSWLRRHGRQDWSAGASLPPMSTVPKAGAAKPLTPEQQIKALQVQLREANEKAQLFEAIVDVLKEDYGVKIVKKPFRQVLTQRRLKGVSVARACRHFGISRQAFYQAGHRQQQRDAADATALALVNDCRARQPRVGTRKLHHLIEPKLQAAGIDLGRDRLFDVLREARLLVPQRRAYHKTTDSHHRFRKHPNLLKPGEGCVVPNGCEQVWVADITYLPTDGKFVYLSLVTDAWSRKIVGWSVDETLQTEHAVQALEMALKARKTKQRLIHHSDRGIQYCSDNYQRIHAKHGLTCSMTDGYDCYQNALAERVNGILKCEFLLHRPRDLGQARQMVAEAVGIYNAERPHLSLKMQTPDAMHRASLAA; encoded by the exons ATGAAATCAACAATCAGGCGCAGCCAGCGGGATTACTCGCTGGCCTTCAAGTTATCGGTGGTCGATCAGGTCGAGCGCGGCGAACTGACCTACAAAAAGGCCCAGGAGCGCTACGGGATCCAAGGGCGCAGCACGGTGCTCTCTTGGCTTCGCCGGCATGGTCGGCAAGATTGGTCGGCTGGGGCATCATTGCCTCCCATGAGCACTGTCCCCAAAGCCGGGGCGGCCAAGCCGCTTACGCCGGAACAACAGATCAAGGCCCTGCAGGTCCAGTTGCGGGAGGCAAACGAGAAGGCGCAGCTCTTCGAGGCCATCGTGGACGTTCTCAAAGAGGATTACGGGGTGAAAATCGTAAAAAAGCCTT TCCGGCAAGTCCTCACGCAAAGGCGCCTCAAAGGCGTAAGCGTGGCCAGGGCTTGCCGCCACTTCGGCATCAGTCGGCAGGCGTTCTATCAGGCTGGACACCGTCAGCAGCAGCGAGACGCTGCCGATGCCACGGCACTGGCGCTTGTGAACGACTGCCGCGCGCGCCAGCCTCGAGTAGGTACGCGCAAACTGCACCATCTGATTGAGCCGAAACTGCAGGCGGCGGGGATCGATCTCGGGCGTGACCGGCTATTTGACGTGCTGCGAGAGGCACGCCTGCTGGTGCCGCAACGTCGCGCGTATCACAAGACCACCGATAGCCATCATCGCTTCCGCAAACATCCCAACCTGCTCAAACCCGGAGAAGGCTGCGTAGTTCCTAATGGTTGCGAACAGGTGTGGGTGGCTGACATCACCTATCTGCCCACAGATGGAAAATTCGTTTACCTGAGCCTGGTTACCGATGCCTGGTCACGCAAGATTGTGGGCTGGAGCGTGGATGAGACGTTGCAGACCGAACATGCCGTGCAAGCACTGGAGATGGCCCTGAAAGCCCGGAAAACGAAGCAGCGGCTGATCCATCACTCGGACCGGGGCATCCAGTACTGCTCGGACAACTACCAGCGTATCCACGCCAAGCATGGCCTGACCTGCTCGATGACCGACGGCTATGACTGCTATCAGAATGCTCTGGCAGAGCGAGTCAACGGGATCCTGAAATGCGAGTTTCTGCTTCATCGCCCGCGGGATCTTGGACAGGCCCGCCAGATGGTGGCTGAGGCAGTAGGTATCTACAACGCCGAACGCCCCCACCTGTCCCTTAAAATGCAGACGCCCGATGCGATGCATCGGGCGTCCTTGGCCGCCTGA
- a CDS encoding IS3 family transposase (programmed frameshift), with amino-acid sequence MNRYEVRFKLQVAKEACKTSTSVKAVARRYGLEFSTVRRWAATFRLHGRQGFHRKARSYDLQFKLAVLEKMSQDGMSAREATTHFQIGDAGAVGQWRRLYAEGGAQALAPPPLPPEKPMKKTRSSKPAEDMSRDELLKEVAYLRAETAYPKKTRCLDPGRAGSAACKAQAIEGLRHNYALPLLLEAAELSRSTFYYQVNALAHPGEGEEELRERIRAIYDEHEGRYGYRRVTLELTNQGEAINHKRVQRLMAELDLQSRVRIKRYRAFKGAANVVVPNEMDRQFEAQMPNQKWVTDVTEFKVQGMKLYLSPIMDLYNGEIVAYQMKRRPVFDLVGEMLDQAIKKLSPEDRPMIHSDQGWHYQHEKYRHTLAKHSLKQSMSRRGNCLDNAAMESFFGTLKSEFFYLKTFDSIERLEAGLMEYIRYYNEDRIRLKLKGLSPVKYRQQAALAA; translated from the exons ATGAATAGATATGAGGTTCGTTTCAAATTGCAGGTGGCCAAAGAGGCCTGCAAGACCTCCACATCGGTCAAGGCGGTTGCTCGCCGCTATGGTCTGGAGTTCTCCACGGTGAGGCGGTGGGCAGCGACCTTCCGGTTGCATGGTCGACAGGGGTTTCACCGCAAAGCCCGATCCTACGATCTCCAGTTCAAGCTGGCTGTCCTGGAGAAGATGAGCCAGGACGGCATGTCCGCACGGGAGGCCACCACCCACTTCCAGATTGGCGATGCCGGCGCGGTGGGACAGTGGCGGCGGCTGTATGCTGAGGGCGGCGCCCAAGCGTTGGCGCCTCCACCATTACCGCCTGAAAAGCCGATGAAAAAGACCCGCTCGTCCAAGCCAGCCGAGGACATGAGCCGCGATGAGCTCCTCAAGGAAGTGGCCTATCTGCGTGCGGAGACCGCTTACC CTAAAAAAACTCGATGCCTTGATCCGGGAAGAGCAGGCAGCGCAGCGTGCAAAGCGCAAGCCATCGAAGGGTTGAGGCATAACTACGCACTGCCGCTGTTGCTCGAGGCGGCCGAGCTTTCACGCAGCACGTTCTATTACCAGGTGAATGCCTTAGCCCATCCAGGTGAGGGCGAGGAGGAACTGCGCGAGCGCATCCGTGCGATTTACGATGAACACGAAGGGCGCTACGGCTACCGCCGCGTAACGCTGGAGCTGACCAATCAGGGCGAAGCCATCAACCACAAGCGGGTGCAGCGGCTGATGGCCGAGCTGGACCTGCAGTCGCGGGTGCGCATCAAGCGCTACCGCGCGTTCAAGGGTGCGGCCAACGTCGTGGTGCCCAACGAAATGGACCGTCAATTTGAAGCCCAAATGCCCAACCAGAAGTGGGTGACCGACGTAACCGAGTTCAAGGTGCAGGGCATGAAGCTCTATCTTTCGCCGATCATGGACCTCTACAACGGTGAAATCGTGGCCTACCAGATGAAGCGCCGACCGGTGTTCGACTTGGTGGGCGAGATGCTGGATCAAGCGATCAAGAAGCTCTCGCCCGAAGATCGACCGATGATCCACTCCGACCAAGGCTGGCATTACCAGCACGAAAAATACCGCCACACGCTCGCAAAGCACTCGCTGAAACAGAGCATGTCCCGGCGCGGCAACTGCCTGGACAATGCGGCCATGGAGAGCTTCTTCGGGACGCTGAAGTCGGAATTCTTCTACCTGAAGACCTTTGACAGCATCGAAAGGCTGGAAGCCGGGCTAATGGAGTACATCCGGTACTACAACGAAGACCGTATCCGATTGAAACTAAAGGGCCTGAGCCCGGTAAAGTACCGGCAGCAGGCCGCGTTGGCCGCCTGA
- a CDS encoding amino acid aminotransferase: MSFFANVELVPGDPILGLTEAYNADSRPTKVNLGVGIYYDESGRIPLLRAVKQIEQQLATEAKPRGYLPIDGLPAYTQATRELVFGKDSPLLAAGRVTTAQTVGGSGALRVGADVLKKLLPHATIAISNPSWENHRAVFGAAGFDVVEYTYFDAATHGVDFDGMLADLQKLQAGTVVLLHACCHNPTGADLTVSQWKQVAEVLKDKQLFPFIDMAYQGFDKGIEQDAAAVRIIAEAGIDSFIVANSYSKSFSLYGERVGALSMVAPTAADAKAVQSQVKRVIRTIYSSPSTHGAALVAGVLTNPDLREMWEQELTEMRERIHALRQGLVEKLAAAGAPQFAFINEQAGMFSYSGLSREQVERLRDEFGIYAVGTGRICVAALNQNNLEYVAKAVATVAKG; the protein is encoded by the coding sequence GTGTCCTTCTTTGCAAACGTGGAACTGGTCCCGGGCGACCCGATCCTGGGCCTGACCGAGGCGTACAACGCCGACAGCCGCCCGACCAAGGTCAACCTGGGTGTGGGCATCTACTACGACGAGAGCGGCCGCATTCCGCTGCTTCGCGCCGTCAAGCAGATCGAGCAGCAGCTCGCCACCGAAGCCAAACCGCGTGGCTACCTGCCGATCGACGGCCTGCCTGCGTACACGCAGGCGACCCGTGAACTGGTGTTCGGCAAGGATTCGCCGCTGCTGGCCGCCGGCCGCGTCACCACCGCACAGACCGTCGGTGGCAGCGGTGCGCTGCGCGTCGGCGCCGACGTGCTGAAGAAGCTGCTGCCGCACGCCACCATCGCCATCAGCAACCCGAGCTGGGAAAACCACCGCGCGGTGTTCGGTGCTGCTGGCTTCGACGTGGTCGAGTACACCTACTTCGACGCCGCCACCCATGGCGTGGATTTCGACGGCATGCTGGCCGATCTGCAGAAGCTGCAGGCCGGCACCGTGGTGCTGCTGCACGCCTGCTGCCACAACCCTACCGGCGCCGACCTCACCGTCAGCCAGTGGAAGCAGGTGGCCGAAGTCCTGAAGGACAAGCAGCTGTTCCCCTTCATCGACATGGCCTACCAGGGCTTCGACAAGGGCATCGAGCAGGATGCCGCCGCCGTGCGCATCATCGCCGAAGCCGGCATCGACAGCTTCATCGTCGCCAACTCGTACTCCAAGTCGTTCTCGCTGTATGGCGAACGCGTGGGTGCGCTGTCGATGGTCGCCCCGACCGCCGCTGATGCGAAGGCCGTGCAGTCGCAGGTCAAGCGCGTGATCCGCACGATCTACTCCAGCCCGTCCACCCACGGTGCCGCGCTGGTGGCCGGCGTGCTGACCAACCCGGACCTGCGTGAGATGTGGGAGCAGGAACTGACCGAGATGCGCGAGCGCATCCACGCCCTGCGCCAGGGCCTGGTCGAAAAGCTCGCCGCCGCCGGTGCCCCGCAGTTCGCCTTCATCAACGAACAGGCCGGCATGTTCTCCTACTCCGGCCTGAGCCGTGAGCAGGTCGAACGCCTGCGCGACGAGTTCGGCATCTACGCCGTCGGCACCGGCCGCATCTGCGTGGCCGCGCTGAACCAGAACAACCTGGAGTACGTCGCCAAGGCCGTGGCCACCGTCGCCAAGGGCTGA